The Marinobacter halotolerans genome includes a window with the following:
- a CDS encoding peptidylprolyl isomerase, which yields MAQATARHILVDSEAKCEELKKAIEGGQDFAEVAKQHSSCPSGRNGGDLGSFGPGQMVPEFDKAVFNGEVNTVLGPVKTQFGYHLLEVTSRS from the coding sequence ATGGCACAGGCAACGGCCCGTCATATCCTCGTAGACAGCGAAGCAAAATGCGAAGAGCTCAAAAAGGCCATCGAAGGCGGTCAGGATTTCGCCGAAGTGGCGAAGCAGCACTCATCCTGCCCATCCGGCCGCAATGGCGGTGACCTGGGTTCCTTCGGCCCCGGCCAGATGGTGCCCGAATTCGATAAGGCCGTCTTCAACGGCGAGGTTAATACCGTGCTTGGCCCGGTTAAAACCCAGTTCGGCTACCACCTGCTGGAAGTCACCAGCCGGAGTTGA
- a CDS encoding transglycosylase SLT domain-containing protein — translation MRRHRLRQKLPATWAARLRWYGLPVLGVIITILATLRFSLLEPDPPANPDNICDIFREHPVWYDYARHSQDRWGTPIATQLAFVYYESSFRSHARPPRRQLLGFIPWLRPTTAYGYAQALDPAWGEYLAANGDGVSVVRTNMEYALDFVGWYNHLTRQETDIELYQPRELYLAYHEGRTGYRRQSYRAKPAIMSLAERVQNRAFRYDNQLKTCEQEFQCWRFYQFWPFCGDWQSR, via the coding sequence ATGCGCAGACACAGACTACGCCAGAAACTGCCCGCCACCTGGGCAGCACGCCTGCGATGGTACGGCCTGCCTGTGCTGGGCGTGATCATTACCATTCTGGCAACCTTGCGATTCAGTCTTCTGGAACCGGATCCGCCGGCCAACCCGGACAATATCTGCGACATCTTCCGTGAACACCCGGTGTGGTACGACTACGCCCGTCATTCGCAGGACCGCTGGGGTACGCCAATCGCCACGCAGTTGGCATTTGTGTATTACGAGTCGTCTTTCCGCAGCCATGCCCGTCCACCGCGCAGGCAGTTGCTGGGTTTTATTCCATGGCTGAGGCCGACAACCGCCTACGGCTATGCCCAGGCGCTGGACCCGGCCTGGGGAGAGTACCTGGCGGCCAACGGTGACGGGGTTTCGGTGGTGCGCACCAACATGGAGTACGCGCTGGATTTCGTGGGCTGGTACAACCATCTGACCCGGCAGGAAACCGATATTGAACTCTACCAACCGCGGGAGCTTTACCTGGCCTATCATGAGGGACGCACCGGCTACCGACGCCAGAGCTATCGGGCCAAGCCAGCGATCATGTCACTGGCCGAAAGGGTGCAGAACCGCGCCTTCCGCTACGACAACCAGTTAAAGACCTGCGAGCAGGAATTCCAGTGCTGGCGCTTCTACCAGTTC
- a CDS encoding substrate-binding periplasmic protein: MLTNLRCSTVALVLLLWAGALYAQGPKQITISVGDWPPFFVENEPGQGTVARLVRDIFAEQGYEVTFHFLPWKRAYREAATGRHDATAIWMHAEERETDFIYSDAVMQEQFVLFYRKAEPIQWNTLPDLAELTLGGSNGYSYGPEFDEAAEQNILNVEWAASAELNFRKLLYGRIDAFPEEINVGYYILRRETDNGQSSQITHHPKPILENESFLLFPRNEPDTAKLSQAFNQGLKSFREDGRYQNYFETRPQASLQSQHDKKKLPN; encoded by the coding sequence ATGCTCACTAATCTCAGGTGCTCAACGGTCGCGCTGGTTCTCCTGCTCTGGGCCGGTGCACTTTATGCACAAGGTCCGAAGCAAATCACCATCAGCGTGGGTGACTGGCCTCCCTTTTTCGTTGAAAACGAACCGGGGCAGGGAACCGTGGCACGACTGGTGCGGGATATATTTGCCGAACAGGGCTATGAGGTAACCTTTCATTTCCTTCCCTGGAAGCGGGCCTATCGCGAGGCCGCCACTGGCCGGCACGACGCCACCGCAATCTGGATGCACGCAGAAGAACGAGAGACGGATTTCATCTACAGCGATGCCGTAATGCAGGAACAGTTTGTACTGTTTTACCGAAAAGCCGAGCCGATCCAGTGGAACACCCTGCCGGACCTGGCCGAACTCACTCTTGGCGGCAGCAATGGTTACAGTTACGGGCCTGAATTTGACGAGGCAGCTGAGCAAAACATTCTGAACGTGGAGTGGGCTGCCTCAGCGGAACTGAATTTCAGAAAGCTGTTGTATGGTCGCATCGACGCCTTTCCCGAGGAGATCAACGTGGGCTACTACATTCTTCGCCGGGAAACGGACAACGGCCAGTCGTCGCAGATTACCCATCACCCCAAGCCGATTCTGGAGAACGAGAGCTTCCTGCTTTTCCCCCGTAACGAGCCGGACACCGCGAAACTTTCCCAAGCCTTTAATCAGGGCCTGAAAAGCTTCCGTGAAGACGGCCGATACCAGAATTACTTCGAGACCCGACCGCAGGCATCGCTGCAAAGTCAGCACGACAAGAAAAAGCTTCCGAACTAA
- a CDS encoding succinyl-CoA synthetase subunit beta: protein MPSVPFHRRRQLFWLAPVGLLCLFPLFFIGGPGWSDGPLLRAAWNLGHPIFFALLTVTVRPWRFVSGWKLWAVATVAVFVLGLGVEFAQSLDNRDVDSRDVFRNLTGLWMVLALRPRVGFPQSAPLRERLIRIAAIGLLSIDLVTVSRIGIQQFQINLWLPDLYDFQQEHPERYWRGNVARSTGDTCGPLGDGALTIDLTTRRYSGASLDNLPSNWEGYDELAFALWNPQSYAISLTLRINDMAHELGNNTYHDRFNRTFQIEPGINRLQQSLDSVASAPRSRQMELDDIRRLMFFTSNLDQPARLCLGELRLKGRSDADDGLH, encoded by the coding sequence TTGCCCTCAGTCCCATTCCACCGGCGCCGGCAACTTTTCTGGCTGGCGCCGGTGGGTTTGCTCTGCCTCTTCCCCCTGTTTTTTATCGGCGGCCCCGGCTGGAGTGACGGCCCGCTGCTACGGGCAGCCTGGAATCTGGGGCACCCCATCTTTTTTGCCCTGTTGACCGTGACAGTCCGGCCATGGCGGTTTGTCTCCGGCTGGAAACTCTGGGCTGTTGCGACTGTGGCCGTTTTTGTTCTGGGTCTGGGCGTGGAATTTGCCCAGTCTCTGGACAACCGGGACGTGGACAGCCGGGATGTTTTCCGCAACCTGACCGGCCTCTGGATGGTTCTGGCATTGCGGCCCCGGGTAGGTTTTCCGCAGTCCGCCCCCCTCCGCGAACGGCTAATACGAATCGCTGCAATCGGACTTTTATCCATCGACCTGGTTACCGTTTCGCGCATTGGCATACAACAGTTCCAAATCAACCTTTGGCTACCCGACCTTTACGATTTCCAGCAGGAACACCCTGAACGATACTGGCGTGGCAATGTAGCCAGAAGTACTGGTGATACCTGCGGCCCCCTTGGCGACGGCGCACTGACCATTGACCTGACAACCCGCCGCTACTCCGGCGCCTCGCTGGACAACCTGCCGTCCAACTGGGAAGGGTATGACGAACTGGCTTTCGCTCTGTGGAACCCGCAGAGCTACGCCATCTCCCTGACCCTCAGGATTAACGACATGGCTCATGAGCTTGGCAACAACACCTACCATGACCGCTTTAACCGGACCTTCCAGATTGAACCGGGAATCAACCGTCTACAGCAGAGCCTGGACTCAGTTGCCTCAGCACCCAGAAGTCGTCAAATGGAACTGGATGATATTCGCCGGCTGATGTTTTTCACCTCGAATCTCGACCAGCCAGCCCGGCTGTGTCTGGGCGAACTCCGCCTGAAAGGCCGGAGTGACGCCGATGACGGTTTGCACTAA
- a CDS encoding M24 family metallopeptidase: protein MDFNAYQTAIGGEFRGQDCPFPPEDIDRRLRTVRNRMQAEGLGALLLTDPSDVFYLTGYSTFEVSVHIALVVTPDDLLLQVPSIETGPATITTRVEQVTGYRWESIDEVLDPLANALNAVKGEGRNLGIDYWHGSLRTGVVEGLRARLPGTGFVDASKLVKSVRIVKSPAELEYLKRSAAITCQGIEAAAAVVRPGVTDNYVAAVGAEALIKGGSEFMSMQPIVTAGARSSIIHTNHKRKTIKEGEPVFLEFGAAWQRYTAPMMRTVVAGTPTKDMRRVFDGCRRIVDALQESMRPGQTFDSAALAAESALAPLADEVFFSGVFGYTVGAQFPPSWVEGSGYIARGETAVFEEGMVFHLPICLRIPGRWGMGFSDTMRVGAGGGEALTTNPWRLE, encoded by the coding sequence ATGGATTTTAACGCCTACCAGACAGCCATCGGTGGTGAATTTCGTGGGCAGGATTGCCCGTTTCCGCCTGAAGACATCGACCGTCGACTGAGAACCGTACGTAATCGAATGCAGGCAGAGGGGCTGGGGGCATTGTTGCTGACCGATCCGTCCGACGTGTTCTACCTCACGGGTTACAGTACCTTTGAAGTGTCCGTTCACATTGCCCTAGTGGTGACTCCAGACGATCTGCTCCTGCAGGTACCGTCTATCGAAACGGGCCCGGCCACCATTACCACGCGGGTTGAACAGGTAACCGGCTACCGCTGGGAAAGCATTGATGAGGTTCTGGATCCCCTTGCCAATGCACTGAATGCGGTAAAAGGCGAGGGCAGAAATCTGGGCATTGACTACTGGCACGGTTCACTGCGTACCGGGGTGGTTGAGGGTCTCAGAGCACGCCTGCCGGGAACCGGATTTGTAGACGCCTCCAAGCTGGTAAAGTCCGTTCGCATTGTGAAATCACCAGCGGAGCTGGAGTACCTGAAGCGTAGCGCCGCGATTACCTGCCAGGGTATTGAAGCTGCCGCCGCTGTGGTGCGACCCGGGGTAACGGATAATTATGTCGCGGCTGTGGGTGCTGAAGCATTGATCAAGGGCGGTAGCGAATTCATGAGTATGCAGCCCATTGTCACCGCCGGCGCCCGCAGCAGCATCATCCACACCAACCACAAGCGCAAGACGATTAAGGAGGGAGAACCCGTCTTCCTGGAATTCGGCGCTGCCTGGCAGCGTTACACCGCGCCCATGATGCGTACCGTGGTTGCGGGAACCCCCACCAAGGATATGCGTCGGGTGTTTGATGGCTGCCGCCGCATCGTCGATGCGCTGCAGGAGTCCATGAGGCCAGGGCAAACCTTTGATTCCGCCGCCCTGGCTGCAGAGTCCGCGCTGGCACCTTTAGCCGACGAGGTTTTCTTTTCCGGGGTTTTTGGCTACACCGTCGGTGCTCAGTTTCCGCCATCCTGGGTGGAAGGGTCCGGCTATATTGCCAGGGGTGAAACGGCGGTTTTCGAGGAAGGCATGGTGTTCCACCTGCCTATCTGCCTAAGAATTCCCGGGCGTTGGGGTATGGGGTTCAGCGACACCATGAGGGTGGGCGCAGGCGGTGGCGAGGCTCTGACCACAAACCCCTGGCGGCTGGAATGA
- a CDS encoding DUF2059 domain-containing protein, whose protein sequence is MPALSQVTPVLVLLLTLSGLAQASPLAKSVLEASPVDEIVAGYPEMMSEGVRRGLGQVGQMDPMMVTTIATMVRTAFRSADIEKQLVSDLAGSLSEQQLEAVGQWYQTPLAKRIGRAEIEASRAEAWRPIEQGAPELQAKFRGSERARLFTRYDQAARATESAVDTTIAVQLGLAAAMAAVQGDQGPGFERMQQMIQSQREQIRAVVAQQVYDIYLYTYQDFSVDELKEYIRFLETDAGARFTRVVTAGIQEAITRPVETVGRQLARFLNPS, encoded by the coding sequence ATGCCCGCGCTATCCCAAGTTACACCGGTTTTAGTTTTGCTGCTGACGCTCTCTGGTCTGGCACAAGCCAGTCCTTTGGCGAAATCCGTCCTGGAAGCTTCGCCGGTTGACGAAATTGTCGCCGGCTATCCGGAAATGATGAGCGAAGGCGTACGCCGGGGGCTCGGTCAGGTCGGACAGATGGATCCGATGATGGTCACCACCATTGCTACCATGGTTCGCACGGCCTTTCGCTCAGCCGATATTGAAAAGCAACTGGTGAGCGACCTTGCCGGTTCCCTCAGTGAGCAGCAACTTGAAGCCGTTGGTCAGTGGTACCAGACACCACTGGCAAAGCGCATCGGCCGTGCCGAGATCGAGGCATCCCGGGCAGAGGCCTGGCGGCCGATAGAGCAGGGTGCGCCTGAACTGCAGGCCAAGTTCAGGGGTAGCGAACGCGCCAGACTGTTTACCCGTTACGACCAGGCTGCCAGGGCCACCGAGAGCGCGGTGGACACCACTATCGCCGTTCAGCTTGGTCTGGCGGCCGCCATGGCCGCGGTTCAGGGCGATCAGGGACCCGGGTTCGAGCGAATGCAGCAGATGATCCAGAGCCAGCGTGAACAGATTCGCGCCGTGGTGGCCCAGCAGGTGTATGACATCTATCTTTATACCTACCAGGATTTTTCGGTGGACGAGCTGAAGGAATACATCCGGTTTCTGGAAACCGACGCTGGTGCCCGGTTTACCCGTGTTGTAACCGCGGGCATTCAGGAGGCTATCACAAGGCCCGTAGAAACCGTGGGCCGTCAGCTTGCGAGATTTCTGAATCCGTCGTGA